The following are encoded in a window of Mycolicibacterium tusciae JS617 genomic DNA:
- a CDS encoding inositol monophosphatase family protein, with amino-acid sequence MSLLSLAAQACNVFGAAEDGALRIVQKVKDDQARDVVSALDQRLHAMAATYVADCMPGCRLLSEEGVAPTDGLAALAKGEWLVVDPLDGSNNYVLTLPGYGFMAAHLVDGVIAGSVVVLPEHDLYMVSERGDLLVSQPFAPASAAASAPIYYAYPPHLTDAGRAARAELLDLVDRRSAGLYRYGSACIGAYNLLRGRHGAFIGHSVRVWDALAYFPLLHRFRLAAKYHLGASGLTLIAGFDETFVDEACTIISANEAITFNSVSDDSKLVISK; translated from the coding sequence ATGAGCCTGCTATCCCTCGCCGCACAGGCCTGCAACGTGTTTGGCGCCGCCGAAGATGGCGCGCTGAGAATAGTGCAGAAGGTCAAGGACGATCAGGCGCGCGATGTCGTGTCGGCGCTAGACCAGCGCCTTCACGCAATGGCGGCAACGTATGTTGCTGACTGCATGCCCGGCTGCAGGCTGCTCTCGGAAGAGGGCGTCGCGCCCACGGATGGTCTCGCGGCGCTCGCGAAAGGCGAATGGCTTGTGGTCGATCCGCTGGACGGCTCGAATAATTATGTTCTGACACTGCCCGGCTATGGGTTCATGGCTGCACATCTCGTCGATGGCGTCATTGCCGGTTCCGTCGTGGTCCTGCCCGAGCACGACCTCTACATGGTGTCTGAGCGCGGCGACCTCTTGGTCTCTCAGCCTTTCGCCCCGGCATCGGCTGCGGCCTCGGCCCCGATTTACTACGCGTATCCGCCCCACCTGACCGATGCTGGGCGCGCGGCGCGTGCCGAGTTACTCGATCTCGTCGATCGACGATCGGCGGGCCTGTATCGCTATGGATCGGCTTGTATCGGAGCGTATAACTTGCTGCGCGGTCGGCATGGCGCGTTTATCGGTCATAGCGTGCGCGTGTGGGATGCGCTTGCCTATTTCCCGCTGCTGCATCGGTTCCGCCTCGCTGCCAAATATCACCTCGGCGCCTCCGGCCTGACTCTCATCGCCGGATTCGATGAGACATTCGTCGACGAAGCGTGCACGATCATATCCGCCAACGAAGCGATCACGTTCAATTCGGTTTCAGACGACTCAAAGCTTGTGATCTCGAAATGA